ATGGCCGATTTTTCCTATACCCAGGCCGAACTCGGCAAGGTGATCGGAAAGAGCCGCAGTCATGTGGCCAACACGCTCCGGTTGCTGAAGCTGTCCGACAAGGCGCGCACCTATGTGGCCGGGGGGGAGCTGACGGCGGGCCACGCCCGGGCGCTTCTGACAGCCGAGGATCCGGATGCGTTGGCGGACCGGATCGTGAAGCAAGGGCTTTCGGTGCGCGATGCGGAGACGCTCGCCGGAGAGAAGGTCAAATCGGCCGTCTCCGAAATGGCACGGGACACGGCCAAGGATGCAGACACACGTGCGCTTGAGAAGCGCCTGTCCGCTGCGCTCGGGCTGAAGGTCACGGTGGCCCACCGGCCGACGGGTGCGGGCGAGCTGAAAGTGCGGTACCGGACGCTGGAGCAGCTCGACGAGGTCATTCGACGGCTGGAAGAGGCGGATTGACACTCTCACCCCATCCGAGCAGATCGATAATTGCTTGAATCATAAGGCTGGTTTCCCGGCTCAGAAAAGTCGGAGCGATCTCTGAATCTCCGATAAGCCGGCTAAGTGTCAGCGGCCGACGGATCGTCGTTTCCGCCATGAAGTGGGATCAGCGCCGGGCCCGCGCCATCTGCGCAACAATCAGCAGTGCGTCGGCGACCTGGTCGAAAGCGAGGGCCGGATGGCGCCGGGTGGCCAGGACCGTCTCGTGAAGCAGTCGTTCCGCCTTGATCAGTCGGGCGTTGGACCAGCTCTTCAGCATGGATTTGATCGCCGGCTTGCGGCGGAAGAAGATGCGGGGTTGGGCGGAATCGACGACGGTTTCGGGACCGACACCCTGGTCGACCTGTGCCCGCATGCGGTGAAGCAGCTGGGCCAGCCGTAGGGCCGATCCTGCAACCACTGAGGGATGTGTGCCCGCGGCTTCCAGGCGCTTGAGCCGTTGCACGCTGGCCTTGGCGTCCCCGAGAAAGGCCGCGTCCCCGATCTCGTCAAGGGAAAGGGCCGAGCTGTCGCCGACGACGGCTTCGACGTGGTCAAGCCGGATCGTATCGTCGCCGCGGGCGTATAGACAGAGTTTCGCGATTTCGGACCGGCTGCTGGCGCGGTCGGAGCCCAGCAGAGCGTGGAGCGCTTCGCGGGCTTCCGTGGACGTCTGCAGGCCGAAGTGGCCGGCTTCTTCGGCAATCAGCCGATCGATGTCCCGGGCGCCGTCGCTGTAACACGGTACCGCGAGGCCGGCATCGCTCTTCTCGACCAGCTTGCGCATTGGCGAGGTCGGCTTCAGGTCGCCGGCCTCGATTACCACGAAGGCGGCCTCCGGCGGCGTCTCGAGCAGCGGCTCCAGGGCGGGTGCGAGGTTCCGCGTCCCGGCATCGCGAACCCATACCACCCGCTGTCCCCCGAACAGGGCGACGGTTCGGGCCTCGTCGCTGAGGCGTCCGGGATCTGAGCCCACTTCGTCTCCGCCCAGGCGGATGACCGAAAACGGATCGTCGTCGCTGACCAGCTTGTCGACGAGGGTGCGCGCGCGCTCGGCTGCCAGGCCATGATCCGGACCGAAAACCAGGATGATCGGCGGCAGGCGGCTCGTTTCCGCGAGGCGGCGGTCGATCTCGGAAGCTTTTACGACCGCCATGGCGGTTTCCTGTCAGCGGCTCTCGGCGGCAGCGAAGTAGGCGGCGATCCGATTGGCGACATCCTGAGCAACGGAGACAGCCACCCGCCGCTGCGCGTCTTCGGCAGCGCGTGTGTTGGCGAAGCGCTGGCTCGAGTAGTCGTAGGATGCGGACGCGAAACTGGTTCCGGTCAGGAGCGTCAGTCCACTGGAAATCTCAATCAGAGCGAAGTCGACGCTCAGGATGGTGGAAACAGCGCTCGGCTCGTCGACCTGGACGGGAACGGCGAGGGACGCCGATTGTGAGGACGTGGTGTAGGTCAGGCGGTAAAGGGGAGAGGTCGGATCGCTGCCGCCGCCATAAAACCGAAAGATCAGCTCCTTCCGGAACTGCTGCATCTGCAGGCCGCCGCCGCCGGCGACGGACACCTGCTTCAACTGTGCCTGAACGCTCGATTCCGACCCCGGGGAGAGGTCCGCATAGAGCGGTCGGACCTGACACCCGGAAAGCGCGGCCGCGCCGAAGCCGACGACGAGTGCCGCGGCGGCAAGGCGCGTCCATGTGCGGGCGCGGCTGAAAGGCTGGGCTTCAGGCGACGACATTGACGATCCTTTGCGGCACGACGATCACCTTCTTGGGTGCGTTACCCGAGAGATACCGTTTGACCTCTTCGAGCGCCAGCGCTGCCGCCTCGACCTCTTCCGAAGGGGCATTCCGGTCCACCGTGATCTCGCCGCGCTTCTTGCCGTTGACCTGGACGGGCAGCGTCACCGTGCTGTCCACCAGCAGCGCGGGATCGACGTCCGGCCACCGTGTTTCCGCGACCAGTCCCTTGAAGCCGAGCACCGACCAGGCCTCCTCCGCCAGATGCGGCATCATCGGCGCGATCATGACGATCAAAAAGCGGAAGCCGCTCTTGAGGGCGGGCGCCAGATCCGGCGAGATCGCACCGCCGGAAACATAGCGGCTCAGAAGGCTGCTGTATTCGTAGACGCGCGCAACGGCCCGGTTGAAGCCGAGATCCTCGATATCGCGCTCCACCGCCTTCAGGGTCCGGTGCATGGCCTTCCGCAAGGCTTCGGCGTCGGCGCCCTTTCCGGGGCCCTCGGAGACGTCGGCCAGCGGACCGGCCGAGTCCTGGACCATCCGCCAGATCCGCTGCACGAAGCGATGGGCGCCTTCGACGCCGGCTTCCGTCCACTGAATGTCGCGCTCCGGCGGCGTGTCGGACAGCATGAACCAGCGCGCGGTGTCGGCGCCGTACTCGGCGATGATCGCTGTCGGGTCGACGACGTTCTTCTTCGACTTCGACATCGACTCGATCGGGCCGACGGTGACCGGTTCGCCCGTCTCCGCGTGGACATATCGGCCGTCGCGATCCACGACCTGCTCGGGAAAGAGCCAGGCGCCCGACGTGTCCTTATAGGTCTCGTGGGTGACCATGCCCTGGGTGAAGAGGCCGGCGAACGGCTCGTCCAGCCGGATATGGCCGGTCTTCTTCATCGCGCGCACGAAGAAGCGCGAATAGAGCAGGTGCAGGATCGCGTGCTCGACGCCGCCGATATACTGATCGACCGGCAGCCAATGATCGACGGCGTCCAGTTCCGTCGGGGCAACCGCACGCGGAGCCGTGAAGCGGGCGAAATACCAGGACGAATCGACGAACGTGTCCATGGTGTCGGTCTCGCGCCTGGCCTCCGCACCGCACTCCGGACACGCGACCTTCGTCCAGGTCGGATGCCGATCGAGCGGATTGCCGGGCTTGTCGAAAGTGATGTCGTCCGGCAGCCGCACCGGAAGATCGCGCGCGGGTACGGGAACCGTGCCGCAGGACGCGCAATGGATCATCGGGATCGGGCAGCCCCAGTAGCGCTGCCGGGAAATGCCCCAATCGCGCAGGCGGTAGTTGACCTGGCGCTCCGCCTGGGGCGCGCCGTTGAGCGTCCGCTTCTCAAGCCGGATCGCCACCACGTCCTTGGCATCCTCGATCGACAGGCCGTCGAGGAACTGGGAATGGATGATCGTGCCCGGGCCGGTATAGGCCTCGTCGCCGATGGAGAACGTCGCGGCATCCGCGTGAGGCGGCAGCACCACCGGCTTCACCGGCAGTCCATAGGCGCGGGCGAACTCAAGGTCGCGCGGATCGTGGGCCGGGCAGCCGAAGATCGCGCCGGTGCCGTAGTCCATCAGGATGAAGTTCGCGACAAAGACCGGCAGCGTCTGATCGGGGTCGAACGGATGCCGCACGCGAAGGCCGGTGTCGTAGCCCTTCTTCTCGGCCGTTTCGACCGCGACCGCGCTGGTACCGAGCTTCCGGCATTCCTCAATGAAGGTTTGAAGCTTCCGGTCGCGTTCACCGGCTGCAAGGGCCAGGGGATGATCGGCCGCCACGGCGACGAAGCTCGCACCGAAGATCGTGTCGGGCCGCGTCGTGAACACCTCGAGGTCGGCAGAGCCGTCCGGGCCGGTTCCGGTCAGTTCGAAGCGCAGCCGCAGCCCCTCGGAGCGGCCGATCCAGTTCTTCTGCATCAGCCGGACCTTCTCCGGCCAGCGCTCGAGGCCATCAAGCGCCGTCAGCAGCTCCTCGCTGAACTCCGAGATGCGGAAGAACCATTGGGTCAGCTCGCGCTGCTCGACTTCCGCCCCGGAGCGCCAGCCGCGACCCTCGATTACCTGCTCGTTCGCGAGCACGGTGTGATCGACCGGGTCCCAGTTCACTTTCGCCGTTTTGCGGGCAACCAGGCCGGCTTCGTAGAAATCGAGGAACAGGCGCTGCTGCTGCTGATAATACTCGACGTCGCAGGTGGCGATCTCCCGATCCCAGTCGATCGACAGTCCCATCTGCTTCAACTGGCCGCGCATGTGCGCGATGTTCGAGTAAGTCCATTCGCGCGGATGCACCTTGTTCTGCATGGCCGCGTTTTCCGCCGGCATGCCGAACGCGTCCCAGCCCATCGGGTGCAGGACGTTGAAGCCCTTGGCGCGTTTGTAGCGGGCGATCACGTCGCCCATGGCGTAGTTCCGCACGTGCCCCATGTGAATGCGGCCGGACGGATAGGGAAACATCTCGAGCACGTAGTACTTTGGACGTGCATCGTGATTCTGGGTGCGAAACACGCCGCGCGCGTCCCACTCTTGTTGCCAACGCGCCTCGATTTCGCGGGCGTGGTAGCGCTCCGATGTGCTCATCGACGGCTCTACTCGTGTAATGGGGATCGATCCAATGGTGCGAGACAGTCACCAAAAAACCGCACCCCGGTCAACTGGAAGCGCCGCCCGGCCGTTGCTATGCAGGAAGCTTGGTGTTCCCGGGCTTGATGACCGGAGCCTCACGGGGGCCGGCCGGTGATGGAGCTGAACGCGGGTGCGGCACCTGGAACACGGCGGACGCGGGACGGATGAAGCATGTCGGAAACGGTGAGCGAGCGACTGACGGCCATCAAGGGCAAGGTCGCGCGGGCTGAACGCCGCGCGGGGCGGCCGGCCGGATCGGTCAGCCTGATCGCGGTCTCCAAGACCTTTCCCGCGGAGGCGGCTGCGGAGGTCATCGACGCCGGTCACCGCATTTTCGGAGAAAATCGGGTCCAGGAAGCCAAGGCGAAGTGGCCGGCTCTGCAGGAGGCCCACCCGGACGTCGATCTGCACCTGATCGGGCCCCTGCAATCGAACAAGGCCAAGGAGGCGGTCGCCCTGTTCGACGCGATCCACACCATCGATCGGGACAAGATTGCCAAGGCGGTTGCTACCGAAATGGGACGGCAAGGTCGCGCCCTAAAGCTGTTCGTGCAGATCAACACCGGCGAGGAGGAGCAGAAGGCGGGTATTCCGCCGCGCGACGCCGTCGCGTTCTTGGAGCGATGCCGGTCGGAACACGGGCTGGCGATCGAAGGTCTTATGTGCATTCCGCCGGTGGACGAAGCGCCGGGCCCCCATTTTGCGCTTCTCAGAAAACTCGCTCAGGAAGCGGGCGTCGGGGGGCTGTCGATGGGCATGTCGTCCGATTTCGAGACGGCTGTCGAGTTCGGCGCAACCCACGTGCGGGTCGGCTCGGCCCTGTTCGGAGAGCGCCCGCCTATCGGGGAATAGGTCGGGTCGTCAGAATTCGTACCAGATCGCGGCGAAGGCACCGCGCTCCTGAAGCGCGGAGACACCGCCGACCGTCCCGGTTGCGCCGACCTGCAGGCTGAATCCCTTGTACACGCGGCACACCGCGCTGGCCTGGATCTTGTGATAGCGATAGGGCTCCTCCGCGCCCACCGAGATCGTCGAGAAGGACTGGGCGAGCAGCAGCCATCGCTCGACGGGTCTGAAGCCGAGCGTCAGGTCGACGTGGACCTCATCGTCCGTTCCGCCGGCGCTGAAACGGTACGCCCCCTGAACGTCGAAGAAGGCATGGCGCCCAAACGCCGTGAAGCCGCGCCCGAACAGCACCCGGGCATCCAGGGCCGCCGGTTCGCTTTCGATCCAGGCGCCGTTGCGATCGAGACCGGGCGTGTAGCCGATCACCTGGGCGGCAAGGACCGCGCGATCGGTTTCCTTCAGTCGAACACGTGCCCCTATCCCGTCGACGCCGGCCGTTCTGACATCCAGATCCTGCACCTCCAGGCGTCCCTCGCTCTTCACGATACCCGTCAGCCAGGGCGTGAAGCCGTACTCGATATGGGCGCGAAGCTCGAATTTCCGGTACTCGGGGATCGGTTGCAGGCGGCCGTCGGCATCGTAGGCATTGGCGGATCCGGTGAAGGCGGACGTGACGATCACCACGCCGTCGCCGGGTTCGAACAGCCAGGCGCCGGCATCGGCCGGTCCGCTCGCGCAGGCGAGCGCGGCCGTGACGAGTAGAGAGGCGGCCCATCGGCAAGGCCATCGTCCCCGGGGAACCTCGACTCCGCGACCGGCGATCCGCCGGCAGAATCCGCGATGGTGCGAGGATGCGCCGTCCCGCACCCGCCGTGGCGGTATCCAGCAGTCGATCCCGGTCGCAGCTGTATCCACGGCGGCCCCCGCCAACCCGAGCCTTTGCCGCTCAATTGAAACATCTGAGCGAAAGGACGCAGCTCGGAATTCAATAATCAAATCAAGCGTATCTCGGCCGAACCGGATCGGTTCAACCGAGATAAGCCCTGGCAAAGAAGGCCAGAGTACAACTTAGGCGAGATGGCGGGTAGCGGAAATATGCCGACCGTCCCGACAGGCTGCCAGCCGTCCGGGAGGCTTGCGCGGCAGGGCGTTTTGCCGCTACAGGGACGGCTTCGGCGGCGTGCCGGGCGCGGCCCGTCAACCGCCGCGTTCCCGCGGGTGTGGCGGAATTGGTAGACGCGCTGGACTCAAAATCCAGTTCTGGTGACAGAGTGTCGGTTCGATCCCGACCACCCGCACCACACGCCGGCCGGAGCCGGTTGGCTTCCGGCTGATGGTTCTCTATCGAGCCGTTCGATCTCTGCAGTGGACGAATGGCTCGTATGACAAAAAAATGTCGCTGGACCCTTTCACCGGCGGCGGCGCTTTGCTACATGAGCGCCTGCAGTTGACGCGGGGTGGAGCAGCCCGGTAGCTCGTCAGGCTCATAACCTGAAGGTCGTAGGTTCAAATCCTACCCCCGCAACCAACTAACTATCTGAAAAGGTAGCGTTTTGCCGAAGACCCGGCTCGGAGAGAGCGGGGCTTTTTGGCGTTCCTGGCACAGTCAGGGGCACTGCAGGTCCATAGTGCTCAACGATTTCCGGTGCAGACCTTGACCTGGGCGTAGCGGATACGCCGCGGCGATGCCGCTCGCGGCAGGCTGTCGGCTGTTCGGGTCACTTTCCGCCTAGGCGCGCGGTTGTGTCCTCCGAAAGGTCTTTCTCGGAGATGCGGGCGAAGGCGGTCCGCCAACTTTCGCTTAATGCGGGGAGACGGGACAAGGTCGCGGCGGCCTCCGACCCGATTCGACGTGTGAGCCGGGCCT
The DNA window shown above is from Amorphus orientalis and carries:
- a CDS encoding ParB/RepB/Spo0J family partition protein, whose protein sequence is MAEDASRKRLGRGLAALLGDVEPERVSEEDTRGLRKVPIDLLVPNPRNPRKTFDETDLSELASSIKDRGVVQPILVRRQPASDSVFEIIAGERRWRAAQKAGLHDVPVVIRDVDDRQALELAIIENVQRADLNAIEEAHGYERLMADFSYTQAELGKVIGKSRSHVANTLRLLKLSDKARTYVAGGELTAGHARALLTAEDPDALADRIVKQGLSVRDAETLAGEKVKSAVSEMARDTAKDADTRALEKRLSAALGLKVTVAHRPTGAGELKVRYRTLEQLDEVIRRLEEAD
- the holA gene encoding DNA polymerase III subunit delta; its protein translation is MAVVKASEIDRRLAETSRLPPIILVFGPDHGLAAERARTLVDKLVSDDDPFSVIRLGGDEVGSDPGRLSDEARTVALFGGQRVVWVRDAGTRNLAPALEPLLETPPEAAFVVIEAGDLKPTSPMRKLVEKSDAGLAVPCYSDGARDIDRLIAEEAGHFGLQTSTEAREALHALLGSDRASSRSEIAKLCLYARGDDTIRLDHVEAVVGDSSALSLDEIGDAAFLGDAKASVQRLKRLEAAGTHPSVVAGSALRLAQLLHRMRAQVDQGVGPETVVDSAQPRIFFRRKPAIKSMLKSWSNARLIKAERLLHETVLATRRHPALAFDQVADALLIVAQMARARR
- the leuS gene encoding leucine--tRNA ligase, with protein sequence MSTSERYHAREIEARWQQEWDARGVFRTQNHDARPKYYVLEMFPYPSGRIHMGHVRNYAMGDVIARYKRAKGFNVLHPMGWDAFGMPAENAAMQNKVHPREWTYSNIAHMRGQLKQMGLSIDWDREIATCDVEYYQQQQRLFLDFYEAGLVARKTAKVNWDPVDHTVLANEQVIEGRGWRSGAEVEQRELTQWFFRISEFSEELLTALDGLERWPEKVRLMQKNWIGRSEGLRLRFELTGTGPDGSADLEVFTTRPDTIFGASFVAVAADHPLALAAGERDRKLQTFIEECRKLGTSAVAVETAEKKGYDTGLRVRHPFDPDQTLPVFVANFILMDYGTGAIFGCPAHDPRDLEFARAYGLPVKPVVLPPHADAATFSIGDEAYTGPGTIIHSQFLDGLSIEDAKDVVAIRLEKRTLNGAPQAERQVNYRLRDWGISRQRYWGCPIPMIHCASCGTVPVPARDLPVRLPDDITFDKPGNPLDRHPTWTKVACPECGAEARRETDTMDTFVDSSWYFARFTAPRAVAPTELDAVDHWLPVDQYIGGVEHAILHLLYSRFFVRAMKKTGHIRLDEPFAGLFTQGMVTHETYKDTSGAWLFPEQVVDRDGRYVHAETGEPVTVGPIESMSKSKKNVVDPTAIIAEYGADTARWFMLSDTPPERDIQWTEAGVEGAHRFVQRIWRMVQDSAGPLADVSEGPGKGADAEALRKAMHRTLKAVERDIEDLGFNRAVARVYEYSSLLSRYVSGGAISPDLAPALKSGFRFLIVMIAPMMPHLAEEAWSVLGFKGLVAETRWPDVDPALLVDSTVTLPVQVNGKKRGEITVDRNAPSEEVEAAALALEEVKRYLSGNAPKKVIVVPQRIVNVVA
- a CDS encoding YggS family pyridoxal phosphate-dependent enzyme codes for the protein MSETVSERLTAIKGKVARAERRAGRPAGSVSLIAVSKTFPAEAAAEVIDAGHRIFGENRVQEAKAKWPALQEAHPDVDLHLIGPLQSNKAKEAVALFDAIHTIDRDKIAKAVATEMGRQGRALKLFVQINTGEEEQKAGIPPRDAVAFLERCRSEHGLAIEGLMCIPPVDEAPGPHFALLRKLAQEAGVGGLSMGMSSDFETAVEFGATHVRVGSALFGERPPIGE